From a single Raphanus sativus cultivar WK10039 chromosome 3, ASM80110v3, whole genome shotgun sequence genomic region:
- the LOC108845832 gene encoding uncharacterized protein LOC108845832 yields the protein MSGDDDEPSYGSGDEVNHLTDGHNKRTIPTAATTTPSSAASGPTRKRSRKACGDAIVEAMLEIAAASKKRAAALANNGDRFSISKCIRALDDLQGVDQPTYFLALDLFENPSSREIFISLKYEKRLKWLQGKCRAL from the coding sequence ATGtctggtgatgatgatgaacctTCCTATGGCTCTGGAGACGAAGTAAACCACCTCACTGATGGACACAACAAGCGCACTATCCCTACTGCAGCAACGACGACGCCTTCTTCTGCTGCCTCCGGACCAACACGCAAGAGAAGCCGCAAGGCCTGTGGTGACGCCATAGTCGAAGCCATGCTTGAAATCGCAGCAGCCTCCAAAAAGAGAGCGGCGGCTTTGGCTAACAACGGAGACAGATTCTCCATCAGCAAATGCATCAGAGCGCTCGACGACTTGCAAGGCGTTGATCAGCCCACCTACTTTCTCGCCTTGGACCTGTTCGAGAACCCGAGCTCGCGAGAGATTTTCATCTCGTTGAAGTATGAGAAACGGTTGAAGTGGCTACAGGGGAAGTGTAGAGCTTTGTAG
- the LOC108845833 gene encoding ferredoxin-thioredoxin reductase subunit A2, chloroplastic: MTNGFALSPAIIAAVRPPASQDRLFAASINGRKTIEASSSSSSSCSSIFAPISSPNRSKCASSTTISRRKNPRSTIRCDAAVKSEADLSTEEEEKAKEKIGARVRVTAPLKVYHVVRVPEVELMGMEGSIKDYVVLWKGKRISANLPFKVQFVKEVEGRGPVKFFAHLKEDEFELID, translated from the coding sequence ATGACTAACGGTTTCGCGCTATCTCCGGCGATTATCGCCGCCGTTCGTCCTCCGGCATCGCAAGACCGTCTCTTCGCTGCTTCTATCAACGGACGCAAAACCAtcgaagcttcttcttcttcctcctcgtcGTGTTCTTCAATCTTTGCACCTATCTCGTCGCCTAATCGAAGCAAATGcgcctcctccaccaccatctCGCGGCGGAAGAATCCGAGATCGACGATTCGCTGCGACGCTGCTGTGAAATCGGAAGCTGATCTTTCGACGGAGGAAGAGGAGAAGGCGAAGGAGAAGATCGGGGCTAGGGTTAGGGTAACGGCGCCGCTGAAGGTGTACCACGTGGTTCGAGTTCCGGAGGTGGAGCTGATGGGAATGGAAGGTTCGATCAAAGACTACGTCGTTTTGTGGAAAGGGAAGAGGATCTCGGCTAATCTGCCGTTCAAGGTGCAGTTCGTGAAAGAGGTGGAAGGTCGTGGTCCTGTTAAGTTCTTCGCGCATCTCAAGGAAGACGAGTTCGAGTTGATTGATTGA
- the LOC108845835 gene encoding uncharacterized protein LOC108845835 has protein sequence MYKTQLLSLSACTVTLNLPFLFSHTRTLSLHHKLNSYPSLVAVSANSDNIAGENDDGMSEAEKKGSGTTARGRRLLKVREEKRKRDYDRLHDYPSWAKVLETACKDDEELRAVLGDSIGNPELMRKKVEERVRKKGKDFQKQKTGSVLSFKVSFRDFNPVDSFIWFELYGSPSDRDVDLFGSVIQAWYVMGRLGAFNTSNLQLANSSMEYDPLYDAEKGFKVMPSSFHDISDVEFQDNWGRVWVDLGTSDIFALDVLLNSLTVMSSEYLGIQQVVFGGKRMGDWEEGMTNPDFGYKYFKI, from the exons ATGTACAAGACTCAACTCTTATCCCTCTCCGCTTGTACCGTTACTCTAAATCTCCCCTTCCTTTTCTCCCATACTCGAACACTTTCTCTCCACCACAAACTCAACTCTTATCCCTCTCTGGTCGCTGTTTCTGCTAATTCCGACAACATCGCCGGCGAAAATGACGACGGGATGTCGGAAGCGGAGAAGAAAGGGTCGGGAACGACGGCGAGAGGAAGGAGACTACTCAAAgttagagaagagaagaggaaaCGTGACTACGATCGTCTCCACGATTACCCATCTTGGGCAAA GGTACTTGAGACTGCTTGTAAAGATGACGAAGAGCTTCGAGCTGTTCTTGGTGATAGCATAGGAAACCCTGAGCTCATGAGAAAGAAG GTTGAGGAAAGGGTGAGGAAGAAGGGAAAAGATTTCCAGAAGCAGAAGACTGGCTCTGTTCTTTCTTTCAAAGTTAGCTTCAGAGA TTTTAATCCTGTTGACTCCTTCATATGGTTTGAGCTCTATGGATCACCTTCAGATAGAGATGTTGATCTTTTTGGAAGT GTTATACAGGCATGGTATGTTATGGGGAGATTGGGCGCTTTCAATACATCCAACTTGCAG CTAGCAAACTCATCTATGGAATATGATCCTCTCTACGACGCAGAGAAGGGCTTCAAAGTGATGCCTTCATCCTTCCATGACATCAGCGACGTTGAATTTCAGGACAACTGGGGTCGTGTCTG GGTTGATCTAGGCACTTCTGATATATTCGCCCTGGATGTGCTTCTCAACAGTTTGACTGTCATGAGTTCAGA GTACTTGGGCATTCAGCAAGTAGTATTTGGTGGTAAACGAATGGGAGATTGGGAAGAGGGGATGACAAATCCTGATTTTGGCTACAAGTACTTCAAGATCTGA
- the LOC108845834 gene encoding katanin p80 WD40 repeat-containing subunit B1 homolog KTN80.3 isoform X2, whose product MTTKRAYKLQEFVAHSAAVNCLKIGRKSSRSLVTGGEDHKVNLWAIGKPNATLSLQGHSSGVDSVTFDASEGLVAAGAASGTIKLWDLQEAKIVRTLTGHRSNCISLNFHPFGEFFASGSRDTNLKIWDIRKKGCIHTYKGHTRGVNVLRFTPDGRWVVSGGEDNVVKVWDLTAGKLLHEFKSHEGQIQSLDFHPHEFLLATGSADKTVKFWDLETFELIGSGGTETTGVRCLTFNPDGKSVLCGLHESLKIFSWEPIRCHDGVDVGWSNLSDMNVHEGKLLGCSYNQNCVGVWVVDLSTEPMSRGTTQSNFHPERGRDQPVLNDNSSKVILRNGSQKVNPSLKETKSHGRSSVPQNPDPSPKETKSTGRSSVSQSSDPLIKEQPKPLGRLSVNHSSDAVKESLTSSSTGSTSGSPHRVTLTNSPKVASGVSTVVVSTAAASKRNNLKANLRVVNKGDYFPVIVPRTDHPVIEQAVESRAELDIIGRTMPYSLQSKAADSRRLSSIRNELVDPPTDSLLERSQSQQPIESSSLQDGNTFTSEECGAWDTAERKNKDNRYNRGFGRFNSQSLLRSPPRNHDENSDMNGFNANRDQSPTESRRGGRLHSLSLYRERRGRIFNLESHVSSSSGGNMTTPNTRPSNMLINQRGNHVRLDEGITSDSEEDKAAEVMGQHDQFVSSMQSRLAKLQVVRRYWERNDVKNSISSIEKMADNAVVADVLVIITERTEILTLDTCTSLLPLLTALLGSNMDRHLSVCLDLLLKLVRIYGSQIYSSLSAPSSVGVDIEAEQRMERYSRCFVELEKIKACLPSLERRGGLVAKTIHELNLIFQEVSS is encoded by the exons ATGACCACCAAGCGTGCTTACAAGCTCC aggagttTGTGGCACATTCTGCTGCTGTGAACTGTCTTAAGATTGGGAGGAAGTCCTCTAGGAGTCTTGTAACTGGTGGGGAAGATCACAAGGTCAATCTTTGGGCTATTGGTAAGCCCAATGCCACTCTG AGCTTGCAAGGGCACTCGAGCGGGGTTGATTCAGTAACATTTGACGCTTCGGAAGGATTAGTAGCAGCAGGAGCTGCTAGTGGTACGATCAAACTTTGGGATCTCCAGGAGGCAAAGA TTGTGAGGACTCTCACTGGTCACAGGTCGAATTGCATATCCTTGAATTTTCACCCGTTTGGTGAGTTTTTTGCTTCTGGTTCTCGAGACACGAATCTTAAGATATGGGATATAAGAAAGAAGGGTTGCATCCATACTTACAAAGGCCACACTCGAGGTGTCAATGTACTCAGATTCACCCCAGATGGTCGTTGGGTTGTATCTGGTGGAGAAGACAATGTTGTCAAG GTGTGGGACTTGACAGCTGGAAAACTGTTGCACGAGTTCAAGAGTCATGAAGGGCAAATCCAGAGTCTAGATTTTCATCCCCATGAGTTTCTTCTGGCAACAG GTTCAGCCGATAAGACTGTAAAATTCTGGGACCTTGAAACATTCGAGCTTATTGGTTCTGGTGGAACTGAG ACTACTGGGGTTCGTTGCTTGACCTTTAATCCAGATGGAAAGAGTGTCCTTTGTGGATTGCATGAAAGCCTCAAG ATTTTCTCATGGGAGCCAATAAGATGTCATGATGGAGTGGATGTTGGATGGTCAAACTTATCAGATATGAACGTTCACGAGGGAAAGCTTCTTGGTTGCTCATATAATCAAAACTGTGTAGGCGTGTGGGTTGTAGACCTCTCG ACTGAGCCTATGAGTAGAGGCACCACTCAGTCAAACTTTCATCCAGAGAGAGGCAGAGATCAACCAGTTCTGAATGATAACAGCTCAAAGGTTATTCTCAGAAATGGTTCCCAGAAAGTGAATCCTTCATTGAAAGAAACAAAGTCTCATGGAAGATCATCAGTTCCTCAAAACCCGGATCCTTCACCAAAGGAAACAAAGTCTACTGGAAGGTCATCAGTATCTCAAAGTTCAGATCCTTTGATAAAGGAACAACCAAAGCCTCTTGGAAGGCTGTCAGTTAATCATAGTTCAGACGCAGTTAAAGAGTCATTAACCTCGTCAT CCACTGGAAGTACATCAGGCTCTCCTCATAGGGTCACATTAACAAATTCTCCAAAAGTTGCTTCTGGTGTTTCTACGGTTGTTGTCTCTACTGCTGCAGCCTCAAAGAGGAATAACTTAAAGGCAAATCTTCGAGTAGTCAATAAAGGGGATTATTTCCCAGTAATTGTCCCCAGAACGGACCACCCAGTGATTGAGCAGGCAGTTGAATCCAGAGCAGAACTTGACATCATTGGAAGAACTATGCCATATTCGTTGCAGTCCAAGGCGGCTGATTCTCGAAGGCTGTCTAGCATCAGAAACGAGCTGGTGGATCCACCAACTGATTCACTTCTTGAAAGGTCTCAGTCTCAGCAGCCTATAGAATCAAGCAGTTTACAGGACGGAAATACGTTTACTAGTGAAGAATGTGGCGCATGGGATACAGCtgagagaaaaaataaagacaACAGATACAACAGGGGATTTGGAAGGTTTAATTCACAGTCTCTACTAAGATCTCCTCCAAGAAATCACGACGAAAATT CTGACATGAATGGCTTTAACGCAAATAGAGATCAAAGTCCTACTGAAAGTCGAAGAGGAG GAAGACTGCATTCCCTATCTCTATATAgggaaagaagaggaagaattTTCAACTTGGAGAGTCATGTTTCGAGTTCTTCTGGTGGAAATATGACTACACCAAACACTCGCCCTTCCAATATG CTCATCAATCAGAGAGGAAACCATGTACGACTTGATGAAGGAATCACTTCTGATAGTGAAGAAGATAAAGCTGCAGAGGTAATGGGGCAGCACGATCAATTTGTCAGCTCTATGCAGTCTCGTTTGGCTAAGTTACAG GTTGTCCGAAGATATTGGGAAAGAAACGATGTTAAAAACTCAATAAGTTCAATAGAGAAGATGGCTGATAATGCT GTCGTTGCGGATGTATTGGTTATAATCACTGAGAGAACTGAGATATTGACACTGGATACATGTACCTCTCTTCTTCCCCTTTTGACAGCTCTTTTGGGGAGTAACATGGATAG ACATTTGAGTGTCTGCCTAGACTTGCTGCTTAAACTGGTAAGGATCTATGGGTCACAAATTTACTCGTCGCTGTCAGCTCCATCATCTGTTGGTGTAGATATTGAGGCTGAACAAAG GATGGAGCGGTACAGTCGTTGCTTTGTTGAACTCGAGAAAATCAAGGCTTGTCTTCCCTCTTTAGAAAG AAGAGGAGGATTAGTGGCGAAGACTATCCATGAACTCAACTTAATATTCCAAGAAGTTTCGTCATGA
- the LOC108845834 gene encoding katanin p80 WD40 repeat-containing subunit B1 homolog KTN80.3 isoform X1, with amino-acid sequence MTTKRAYKLQEFVAHSAAVNCLKIGRKSSRSLVTGGEDHKVNLWAIGKPNATLSLQGHSSGVDSVTFDASEGLVAAGAASGTIKLWDLQEAKIVRTLTGHRSNCISLNFHPFGEFFASGSRDTNLKIWDIRKKGCIHTYKGHTRGVNVLRFTPDGRWVVSGGEDNVVKVWDLTAGKLLHEFKSHEGQIQSLDFHPHEFLLATGSADKTVKFWDLETFELIGSGGTETTGVRCLTFNPDGKSVLCGLHESLKIFSWEPIRCHDGVDVGWSNLSDMNVHEGKLLGCSYNQNCVGVWVVDLSQTEPMSRGTTQSNFHPERGRDQPVLNDNSSKVILRNGSQKVNPSLKETKSHGRSSVPQNPDPSPKETKSTGRSSVSQSSDPLIKEQPKPLGRLSVNHSSDAVKESLTSSSTGSTSGSPHRVTLTNSPKVASGVSTVVVSTAAASKRNNLKANLRVVNKGDYFPVIVPRTDHPVIEQAVESRAELDIIGRTMPYSLQSKAADSRRLSSIRNELVDPPTDSLLERSQSQQPIESSSLQDGNTFTSEECGAWDTAERKNKDNRYNRGFGRFNSQSLLRSPPRNHDENSDMNGFNANRDQSPTESRRGGRLHSLSLYRERRGRIFNLESHVSSSSGGNMTTPNTRPSNMLINQRGNHVRLDEGITSDSEEDKAAEVMGQHDQFVSSMQSRLAKLQVVRRYWERNDVKNSISSIEKMADNAVVADVLVIITERTEILTLDTCTSLLPLLTALLGSNMDRHLSVCLDLLLKLVRIYGSQIYSSLSAPSSVGVDIEAEQRMERYSRCFVELEKIKACLPSLERRGGLVAKTIHELNLIFQEVSS; translated from the exons ATGACCACCAAGCGTGCTTACAAGCTCC aggagttTGTGGCACATTCTGCTGCTGTGAACTGTCTTAAGATTGGGAGGAAGTCCTCTAGGAGTCTTGTAACTGGTGGGGAAGATCACAAGGTCAATCTTTGGGCTATTGGTAAGCCCAATGCCACTCTG AGCTTGCAAGGGCACTCGAGCGGGGTTGATTCAGTAACATTTGACGCTTCGGAAGGATTAGTAGCAGCAGGAGCTGCTAGTGGTACGATCAAACTTTGGGATCTCCAGGAGGCAAAGA TTGTGAGGACTCTCACTGGTCACAGGTCGAATTGCATATCCTTGAATTTTCACCCGTTTGGTGAGTTTTTTGCTTCTGGTTCTCGAGACACGAATCTTAAGATATGGGATATAAGAAAGAAGGGTTGCATCCATACTTACAAAGGCCACACTCGAGGTGTCAATGTACTCAGATTCACCCCAGATGGTCGTTGGGTTGTATCTGGTGGAGAAGACAATGTTGTCAAG GTGTGGGACTTGACAGCTGGAAAACTGTTGCACGAGTTCAAGAGTCATGAAGGGCAAATCCAGAGTCTAGATTTTCATCCCCATGAGTTTCTTCTGGCAACAG GTTCAGCCGATAAGACTGTAAAATTCTGGGACCTTGAAACATTCGAGCTTATTGGTTCTGGTGGAACTGAG ACTACTGGGGTTCGTTGCTTGACCTTTAATCCAGATGGAAAGAGTGTCCTTTGTGGATTGCATGAAAGCCTCAAG ATTTTCTCATGGGAGCCAATAAGATGTCATGATGGAGTGGATGTTGGATGGTCAAACTTATCAGATATGAACGTTCACGAGGGAAAGCTTCTTGGTTGCTCATATAATCAAAACTGTGTAGGCGTGTGGGTTGTAGACCTCTCG CAGACTGAGCCTATGAGTAGAGGCACCACTCAGTCAAACTTTCATCCAGAGAGAGGCAGAGATCAACCAGTTCTGAATGATAACAGCTCAAAGGTTATTCTCAGAAATGGTTCCCAGAAAGTGAATCCTTCATTGAAAGAAACAAAGTCTCATGGAAGATCATCAGTTCCTCAAAACCCGGATCCTTCACCAAAGGAAACAAAGTCTACTGGAAGGTCATCAGTATCTCAAAGTTCAGATCCTTTGATAAAGGAACAACCAAAGCCTCTTGGAAGGCTGTCAGTTAATCATAGTTCAGACGCAGTTAAAGAGTCATTAACCTCGTCAT CCACTGGAAGTACATCAGGCTCTCCTCATAGGGTCACATTAACAAATTCTCCAAAAGTTGCTTCTGGTGTTTCTACGGTTGTTGTCTCTACTGCTGCAGCCTCAAAGAGGAATAACTTAAAGGCAAATCTTCGAGTAGTCAATAAAGGGGATTATTTCCCAGTAATTGTCCCCAGAACGGACCACCCAGTGATTGAGCAGGCAGTTGAATCCAGAGCAGAACTTGACATCATTGGAAGAACTATGCCATATTCGTTGCAGTCCAAGGCGGCTGATTCTCGAAGGCTGTCTAGCATCAGAAACGAGCTGGTGGATCCACCAACTGATTCACTTCTTGAAAGGTCTCAGTCTCAGCAGCCTATAGAATCAAGCAGTTTACAGGACGGAAATACGTTTACTAGTGAAGAATGTGGCGCATGGGATACAGCtgagagaaaaaataaagacaACAGATACAACAGGGGATTTGGAAGGTTTAATTCACAGTCTCTACTAAGATCTCCTCCAAGAAATCACGACGAAAATT CTGACATGAATGGCTTTAACGCAAATAGAGATCAAAGTCCTACTGAAAGTCGAAGAGGAG GAAGACTGCATTCCCTATCTCTATATAgggaaagaagaggaagaattTTCAACTTGGAGAGTCATGTTTCGAGTTCTTCTGGTGGAAATATGACTACACCAAACACTCGCCCTTCCAATATG CTCATCAATCAGAGAGGAAACCATGTACGACTTGATGAAGGAATCACTTCTGATAGTGAAGAAGATAAAGCTGCAGAGGTAATGGGGCAGCACGATCAATTTGTCAGCTCTATGCAGTCTCGTTTGGCTAAGTTACAG GTTGTCCGAAGATATTGGGAAAGAAACGATGTTAAAAACTCAATAAGTTCAATAGAGAAGATGGCTGATAATGCT GTCGTTGCGGATGTATTGGTTATAATCACTGAGAGAACTGAGATATTGACACTGGATACATGTACCTCTCTTCTTCCCCTTTTGACAGCTCTTTTGGGGAGTAACATGGATAG ACATTTGAGTGTCTGCCTAGACTTGCTGCTTAAACTGGTAAGGATCTATGGGTCACAAATTTACTCGTCGCTGTCAGCTCCATCATCTGTTGGTGTAGATATTGAGGCTGAACAAAG GATGGAGCGGTACAGTCGTTGCTTTGTTGAACTCGAGAAAATCAAGGCTTGTCTTCCCTCTTTAGAAAG AAGAGGAGGATTAGTGGCGAAGACTATCCATGAACTCAACTTAATATTCCAAGAAGTTTCGTCATGA